One window of the Trypanosoma brucei gambiense DAL972 chromosome 3, complete sequence genome contains the following:
- a CDS encoding ADP-ribosylation factor-like protein 3A,putative, which yields MGLLTLLRKLRSSDASPRILILGLDNAGKTSILRNLSGEDPTTTQATQGFNIKTVDCEGFKLNVWDIGGQKAIRAYWPNYFDEVDCLVYVVDSADKRRLDETAAELETLLQEEKLREVPFLVLANKCDLATALSPEDISTALNLQNLRDRTWSIQKCSAKTGEGLQEGFMWAIKSIKK from the coding sequence ATGGGCTTGCTTACGCTTCTGCGAAAATTGAGGTCAAGCGACGCGTCGCCACGGATTCTGATTCTTGGCCTGGACAATGCTGGAAAAACGTCTATACTCCGAAACCTCTCCGGCGAGGACCCTACCACAACCCAAGCGACACAGGGGTTCAACATTAAGACAGTTGATTGCGAAGGGTTTAAATTGAATGTATGGGACATTGGTGGGCAAAAGGCTATCCGCGCATACTGGCCAAACTACTTTGACGAAGTGGACTGCTTGGTTTATGTGGTGGATTCCGCGGACAAGCGACGCCTGGACGAAACGGCCGCTGAACTGGAAACCCTTctacaagaagaaaaacttcgTGAAGTTCCCTTTCTTGTGCTTGCTAACAAGTGCGATCTTGCGACTGCACTATCACCTGAGGACATAAGTACCGCCCTGAACCTTCAGAATCTTCGTGATCGCACGTGGTCAATACAAAAATGCAGCGCCAAAACAGGAGAGGGCCTTCAGGAAGGCTTCATGTGGGCCATTAAAAGCATAAAGAAATAG
- a CDS encoding cytochrome b5, putative, translating into MFDYLLSLLGLLKEWPQYTLDDVRKHNDRHSLWIVAGNSVYDVTSILDSHPGGANALLQRGGGVKDCTNDFGYHSRAAQAVWASLKVGEVRFDSSEERSPLGLASALKEESKSSSKPVSPLIQMCDMKVCNSKGGCCRTSTVESHIGTSEFVPECHCADCFHRRRISGRGTASCSGAKSS; encoded by the coding sequence ATGTTCGActaccttctttccctcttgggGTTGTTGAAGGAATGGCCACAATACACTCTGGATGACGTCCGGAAGCACAACGATCGTCATTCTCTTTGGATAGTTGCAGGAAATTCGGTCTATGACGTGACCTCTATCTTGGACTCCCACCCGGGTGGAGCTAACGCATTACTACAACGGGGTGGTGGTGTGAAGGATTGCACTAATGACTTTGGTTATCACAGCCGCGCCGCACAGGCTGTTTGGGCATCGCTAAAGGTGGGTGAAGTGCGTTTCGACAGCTCTGAAGAGCGTTCGCCCCTGGGGCTGGCCAGCGCTTTGAAGGAGGAATCTAAAAGTTCTTCAAAGCCTGTGTCTCCCTTAATTCAAATGTGCGACATGAAGGTATGCAATAGTAAGGGTGGCTGCTGCCGCACCAGTACGGTGGAAAGTCACATTGGCACCTCCGAATTCGTTCCTGAGTGCCATTGCGCCGATTGTTTTCACCGCAGACGCATCTCTGGAAGGGGCACTGCTAGCTGCAGTGGGGCTAAGTCATCCTAA